From a single Prunus dulcis unplaced genomic scaffold, ALMONDv2, whole genome shotgun sequence genomic region:
- the LOC117613549 gene encoding uncharacterized protein LOC117613549, whose protein sequence is MGKKPSTNKTTSQKRCKGKGVTMPVARNKAAKGNNNSSAVTSERGSSSTSYHSNPADHPLFGVRRYTHKNHNSSDPVLHVNVTDHLSYKNTLTHIKGCGNNTLCGLWYRHELPPRVKEKVASVGFSDFAILLGTKGRRDKHLLMALAERWWDTTHTFHLDEVGELTMTPKDFSAITGLPVSGKSLQYDMEAHTKTEEVVRLFGDPIRSILNAKMKYRDIVNLYKRWKPQTPEQEDQLTRVFILAVLGSSLCNDKSDSVYLYYMPSLAKIEEIKDYNRGGAGLACLYLSMDALSRGLVASTGGYWRAWEVWACEYLKPLALTRPLNNVDLFPRAFRWLSAPDVRGTSHNLEQFRTTLRYISTDQHSYDQKKDSTTRTSRLCLVFRRKGIYAKLRYSRATSPEKTPTTMIKVMKVLASDQEIKASLKGFNAEDWLAESTNYVLFRNEYVRYKHYPTVINNSAKEGVCSVGPNFQASEIKIPSWSVQVVGWGDANDCEVLDIPRGKSSTCLPLPEDVKYVSASTATELLDMISGLNSLLFSKCMAARTIISELRQGTHTQHNDNPLGRKEIADAEDDEENDNGFQTSSEDGEEDEENVEDEEDEEDEENVEDEEDEEDEEDDEENVEDEEDDENVEDEDVEENGDGDENDQEDEEDEVLVEETTTKPPPPNTKGKGAVAIKGKGKASPQKRKTSLPEPEPEPHPISKRLRLRKKT, encoded by the exons ATGGGGAAGAAGCCCTCGACGAATAAGACAACTTCCCAAAAACGCTGCAAAGGCAAAGGTGTAACTATGCCGGTGGCACGGAACAAGGCAGCAAAGGGAAACAACAACAGTTCTGCTGTAACCAGTGAGCGGGGTTCCAGTTCCACATCATACCACTCAAATCCTGCTGATCACCCTTTGTTTGGCGTGAGGCGATACACACACAAGAACCACAACTCATCGGATCCTGTGCTACATGTCAATGTCACTGACCATTTATCTTATAAG AATACTTTGACGCACATTAAGGGATGCGGAAACAACACACTTTGTGGTTTATGGTATCGGCACGAATTGCCTCCTCGAGTTAAGGAGAAAGTAGCTTCTGTGGGGTTTTCAGACTTTGCAATTTTACTTGGAACAAAGGGAAGAAGAGACAAACACCTCCTCATGGCATTGGCGGAGCGGTGGTGGGACACAACCCATACATTCCATCTAGATGAGGTCGGGGAGCTTACCATGACCCCAAAGGACTTCAGTGCCATAACGGGTTTACCCGTGTCTGGGAAGTCTTTACAGTATGACATGGAGGCTCATACCAAAACTGAGGAGGTGGTGAGGCTTTTTGGGGACCCCATTCGAAGCATCCTTAATGCCAAGATGAAATACAGGGACATTGTCAATTTGTACAAGAGGTGGAAGCCTCAAACCCCTGAACAAGAAGACCAGTTAACACGTGTCTTCATTCTTGCAGTGCTTGGCAGCAGTTTGTGCAATGATAAGAGTGATtctgtatatttatattacaTGCCAAGCCTGGCTAAAATTGAGGAAATTAAAGACTATAATAGGGGAGGGGCTGGGTTGGCATGCTTGTATCTGTCAATGGATGCTCTTTCTCGAGGGCTAGTGGCAAGCACAGGAGGTTATTGGCGAGCATGGGAG GTATGGGCTTGCGAGTACTTGAAGCCACTTGCTTTAACTCGACCATTGAATAATGTGGATTTGTTTCCGCGGGCATTTCGTTGGTTATCTGCCCCAGATGTGCGGGGAACATCCCACAACTTGGAACAGTTTAGGACAACACTCCGATATATCAGTACTGATCAA CATTCCtatgaccaaaaaaaggaTTCTACTACAAGGACCAGCCGGTTATGCTTGGTATTTAGGAGAAAGGGTATCTATGCAAAGCTTAGGTACAGCAGAGCCACGAGTCCCGAAAAGACCCCTACAACCATGATTAAAGTCATGAAAGTACTTGCTTCGGACCAAGAAATTAAAGCATCACTTAAAGGCTTTAATGCAGAGGACTGGTTGGCTGAATCCACTAATTATGTACTCTTTCGAAATGAGTATGTCAGATATAAGCATTATCCAACTGTCATCAATAAT AGTGCAAAAGAAGGTGTGTGCTCTGTTGGTCCGAACTTTCAAGctagtgaaattaaaattccTTCTTGGAGTGTTCAAGTGGTGGGATGGGGGGACGCAAATGATTGTGAAGTGTTGGATATCCCAAGAGGCAAGTCTAGCACGTGCTTACCACTTCCGGAGGATGTGAAATAT GTAAGTGCATCGACGGCAACAGAACTATTGGATATGATTAGTGGCCTAAATTCATTGCTCTTCAGTAAATGCATGGCTGCTAGGACAATCATAAGTGAGCTTCGACAG GGGACACACACTCAACACAATGATAACCCCCTTGGTAGAAAAGAAATTGCTGATGCGGAAGATGACGAGGAGAACGATAACGGTTTTCAGACATCAAGTGAGGATGGTGAGGAGGATGAGGAAAACGTggaggatgaggaggatgaGGAAGATGAGGAAAACGTggaggatgaggaggatgaggaggatgaggaggatgaTGAGGAAAACGTggaggatgaggaggatgaCGAAAACGTGGAGGATGAGGACGTCGAGGAAAACGGGGACGGGGATGAAAATGACCAGGAGGACGAGGAAGATGAGGTATTAGTGGAGGAGACCACAACCAAGCCACCACCCCCTAACACCAAAGGAAAAGGAGCTGTGGCGATTAAAGGAAAAGGCAAAGCATCACCACAGAAACGCAAGACCTCTTTGCCGGAACCAGAACCAGAACCACACCCTATTAGTAAGAGGCTAAGGCTAAggaagaaaacataa